AATATCAGTCCATTGGCTTTGTCCATAGATGTCTGCATGCGTAGGAAGAGTAGTATTACATGGCATGTGACGAGCATGTGACCAGCTGGTCCCAGGTGAGTCAAGTTGACTGGATTTaccagggtgggggggaggtgtcaGCTGTTTCATTCTCTGTTTGATTTGACTAGACCGCCCCCCTGGGGAACTGGTCAGGGTGTCGTGGTGATCTTTGTTTAAAAGCTATGTGTACGTGCCCGAGGCCCAGGAGAGCGTAGCTCACCTGGTGACGTGTGCGTTGATGTTGGAGTACCAAACAAAGGCCATGCTATTTTGATTAGATCGATTGGGGGTGGCTGTGGTGTTGCTAGGTTCCTATGTATCCATGTTCTTTACTGTGTCACTGTTGACATGCACAGTGGATCAGAGCCATGTTGAGGATGAGAACAATCCTTTTTTTGTCAACCACCTCTTTGTGAATGCATGTTCTACGGGAGAATTGATGGTACCGTTTGAGTTTATATGGAGGGTTTCAGAGATGCGTAGTGTTAAAACCACACAGAGACTATCCCCCCACCACTCGTCAGGTGTGACACCTACACATAGGGAACTTTTTTGAGGCGGGGGCTATGCAGTATCTTTTTTAAACAtcctttgtctttttttccctcaCATCCTGTCAGAGAGGGCCTTTTTGCTCGTTTTGGTAAGCGCTCTCACTGTCATGTGACACCCTGGTGAGGGTGAAAAAACAAGAGGCAGCCCTCTGGGGGGGAGGATTCGTCGACTGGATGATTTATAAAAATGTTGAGGTTTTAAGAAATGTCCCTTCTGCTTTCAAACTTACCGTAAAAAAAAAGGCAGAAAATGAGGTCAACGTGCACTTACTCCAccctaacttttttttttatatatttttttaaatacgcAATTCTCTGAACTCATGTCTTTATTCATACGGGGAGGACTTCATGTATGCCTTGTTTAGCATCTGTCCATCCATTAATCTATTATTTCTTTATTAAGCCATTCAATTATCTTTTGGTGAAGCTAGGTTAAACACTAAAACAtagcacagacaggaagtgagtcaGTCTGACTAAACACAAGATCATTGTAATTTTCCTCATACTGGACTATGCTTTTGactttcactgccaacattcccctttcttacacatttagtcaaggAGGGAGAGCTGGGAAATTCACAGCCCATCATAAGATGATGCCATAGAAACAGACGTCACAGTAGAGATGATTTTGATATGCGTCAGGGTTCATGTCTGTGGCCTTCTGTCTGGCTGTGCAGCATGTTCTCTGTCAGCCTGCGGTGATGTAAGAATGGAGGTGCCCTGCTTGGCCAAGGGAGCGAGATGAAGGAGAAGCCATGCTCAGAAAAGGCCACcaaaacaccacacagacaaGGGTTCCCGTCAGGCACAGGGAGATCATGGAAAACCCATTTCAAATGAGACAAACCTAAAATCTATCTAAAAAAGTATTTAGATATGTGTGGGTATTTCTAAATtgatgtatgtactgtatgtaacaAGCAAACTTGGTCTACAACAATGCTCAGGTAAGGGGTACGTGTTGAAATAACATCCACATGAATGACTGGACCCAAGGTTTCCCAGCAGAACATTACCCAAAGCATCACACGGCCTCTGCCGGCTTGCCTTCTTCCCATAGTGCATCCTGGTGCCATGTGTTCCCCAGGTAAGCGACGCACACGTCCACATCCACGTCAAAGAAGATGTGCTTCATCAGACCAGGCCACCTTCTTCCATTGCTCTGTGGTCCCCTTCTGATGCTCACAGGCTTGCCTTCGCTGCCCATGTGCGTCAGTGAGCCTTGGCCACACATGGCCTCGTCGACGTTGCTCAAATCCTTATGTTGCCCATTTTTCGCATCAACTTTGAGGCCAACATTTTTCACTTTCATGACATGTCCCAATGTTGGAGCCCAGGCTCCctgagccagagagatgcaggaaAGCACCGTGACGCAGGGTTGGAGTGTCTCAATGACAGGGGGCAGAGCTCCATTAGGAGCCATCAGGCCTCTCAGATGGCTACCCGCAGCTTGTAATCAGTGGAGGGGGATCTTTTCATTGCACACAGCCTGGGGCGTCAAAGACATGGTGTACACCTCCATGGAATGGAGGGAGCACCCAGCTCACTTACATTCACAATTGAAATGGCCTGGCAGAAGCACTCAGAGGTACTGGCTTGACCCTCGCTTGGCATAAAGACTTTGACGAAAGCAATTGACGCTAGCCACCCCAACTTCAACTAATAATGATCTACAGTTCCGAGTCTATAGTCTATAGCTCCTCTTTCAAGTGAACTAGAGAGTCTGCTTTTCGGGAATTCCCTATGTCTATGGTGGGAAATTCCCATTCTTTTCGGATACACAAGAGATTAAAGGCCATATCTATCCATTCTGTGTTTGTCTGGATGTCAGGCACACAGGAAAAAAGGTTTTCCCAATCTCTGATGGGGTATAGGGACAGATCTGAGGAACAGCCCATTATGAAAAGCTGTTGGCGCCAGCCACGGATGTTCtgtcatttgactgcagattcaTAGTTGTGTTCTTTCTGAGAAAAGGTCTCTGAGAATAGAAGAGGGATGTGTGACCTAATTGTTTCCACTCTATAATGAGGTGGGTGGTTTGTGTGCTGTATAGCGTTCACCAAtccagatatgtgtgtgtgtataagtgttcAAGGGGGAGTCCCTGGAAGCCCACCTATGACTTTACCCAAGGCAGCATGTGCATGGTTAATGTGACTGTCAACCTCTGATCGCCCTACTTTGAAGTCCCAATCTGACACGCTCAAGTCGTCATGAACTCCCTGATCACATGACAGCTCAGGGGACACACAGAACCTCTATGTAAATGTTTATACGCCATGGGAACTAGTTGACGGTTATCAAACATCTTCCCCAAACACGGTCCCTACGTCATCCCAAAACTATGATTTGGCTGATCGTAGGTCTTCGAAACCTGATGGGTTTTCTTTCGTTGACCTTTTAGTTGCGTTTGACACAGTTTTACTCAGGTGTCTCTTGTAGAATGTGCTTCTTTACCACAAGTGGTACTCAACCAAGGCAGAGTTTTGATCTTATAGTGCCATAGCCAGGTGAACACGTTGGGCTGCCTACTTTACTATTCAGTAGGTCCCTTTACAAAATGAAACAGAAAGATTTCATTTCTATTGAATGTGTGAGGCTGTAAATGGAATGACGAGAAGACATTTAAGTAGTCAGTTAAAAAACAGGAAGAGCCTAGTCCTATTGTTACTATGGCTGCGTCTTTGCAACCGCATACATACAAGGTCTACAGGGTGTATACGGTCGTGaccataagttttggcaatgacaaatgttgtgtttggtggtaagtttgctggttcagtatttgaggaaaatgttttcacgtttctatagaatactgtaatcacaataaggcacatttcatattatTTCAAGGTTATTTGGGGcgaacattttcaatatatgcaaatactaccctcttttacagcagtcaatctgctcttaaaatccaatcagaatgatagagtgatttcacctggctagaactagttcacactttcccctgtgctgatgatatgacttactgaaattatgttagcagtcattttatgccaaggcccagctaGCTTtagaaacacaaaatgtatgttgcTCCCAACACctttggccacggctgtacaCACATTCCTCTTATAAggttgacacatacacacacacacaaagaactcTAGTGCTTTGTCCACCCCCTCTTTCAACTTAATAACCGCCCACTTAATTTTAACAAAGACAAACTACACTCGCAACAACTAACAGGTCCTAAACTTCGTTTTTCTTTCCTCTCACAAGGATTGAATTGAGGGCTTGACATGAGACAACTGATCCTGATTCAGTTGAAACTAGAACTAGTGTCTGACTGGTCCGGTCTGTCCTTTTGCAGTGTTCCCTTCAGCCATAGGACAGCTGGGAATGTAGCACACTGTAAAGCATGCCCATTCAGACTACTCAGGGAAGGGGGTTTCCACCCTGTccacatatacatatacacacacacactcaatgttTCAGCTGTGGTCAGAGGGACGTGGTCTCTCTACCACTACTCTACACAAGCAAAGAGACACGCTGGCATGCACAGACAGTTCAGCAGCTTTTGTGTTTATATCTGATGTCAGAAACAAATACATACGCACACAACCACATCATTACCATCACAATCATTCTGCtgcttttttctcttcctccccaccgACCCGGAACATGACTGTCAGTTACCTTCCTGACTAACCCCCACACAGCCTCCTTACGATCTGATTTCACTGAATAATGTGACACCATGTGATCGAGGCCAACACTAAacttttattataaaaaaataaatatttgtgaACAACAGCAAGGGATATTGTGATATTTCATAGAACTGAGCTAAAACATTGTCAGTCATGATTCAACTGAAAAAGCACTTTCTTTTGCATTTTCAGTTGACATAATGGAGCATTATGTTACATTTATTGCAAGAATGTAACATGTGTTGGGTGCAAAAAATATTAATTGTTTTTGATTTCACTGTTATGTGCCAGTTTCTAGAACAACACGGATAAAATAAATTAGATATAATACTGTCATTGAACTCTGTCTGTGGCATGTACAGTagctagtaaaaaaaaatctatcagGGAAACTGAATAGATAATTTACAGACTCAAAATATATCATTAAAACATGTACAGCTAATAGCACCATATTAAGAATAAACTCAAAATCTTTAACCAGAGGGAAGcttatgtatttaaactcaataaTCTGTGCATTTAGGAAATCAATTTGGCATAAGATAAGAAGGATGTGCAACACGGTCATCATTTCATGCAGAGAATATTAATGGAGGTATATTTTATATTGCAGTGATATTCAATCACCTAGTATTCATAATGTCCATACAAACAGACATCTTATGTTCTTGCCACAAAAAAAACctgcattttttggggggtcaaTCTTATGTGACACATAGTGGGACtgctaaataaaacatttgacacTTATGACATTTAAGAGGTTTAGACTCTGAACTCAAAGTCAGttcttattcaaaatacatttcaaaagtcCAAAACGTTCAGCCACATTTAGTGTTTTTCTCCAGTGCTCAGCTTTCGTCAGGTCCGGAATAGAATAACAGGTCAGGAAGAGATAATAGTCTAGTCTCATTCATGTTGTACCTTTCACAGCCTGGCGCACTCCTCACAGTGGTTCAGATACTCTGTGGCTTGGTTTTCATCAAACGTTGTGAAGCATCGTGGGCACTGTAGTTCTGACAGTCCCCGGGTCTCCATCCAGGCTGGGACAAGCAgctctgtctgtgctgctgctgattggctggtcTGGTGCTTGGCAACCGGCAGGTCCGCGCTAGTCCTTAACAACGATTGGGTCGTGTCCATTCGCCGGTGAGGTGAGACTCGGACTCCAGTATGAACTCTGCATGTCGCCTTTGCGTCCTTACCACGACTCTGTCAAAGATACAGAACCACATTTAGACTGACCACAACTGCTTGTCCTTAATATTTcttattcattttttttctagTGCCATTTCGGTGCATGAAATTTTGAGGATGTGTTCCAGCCTGACTAAGGTCTCCTTGCGTGTTTGCAAGCTACGTTATTGACCAGCAATTAGACAGCTATATCATAGAATAAGATGTCTGTGTCCAGTCTTATCCATGTTGTGTGAGACCTGGTAGCTCATGCTACACTAAGGCCTCACCTGTGCGTGGAGCTGCTGCTGTAGGCGAGAGACCTCCTCCTTTAGATCCTGGATCGTgccctgtgctctctctctgtccgcccGCTCTGACTTGAAGTCCTCTGTATAGATAAGAACCTgtgggagataaagagagggagggatgaggtcaGGTGAAGTCCTACCCAGGTGTGGTCCTGTTATCATATCATAATGAGGAAGGACACAAGTCGGGTTTCATGATCCAAAAACACTGGAATATGTTGCATTATAAGAATAAGAGGGCGGAATATTTCCATATTTGTCACTGACCTGTTGCTCTAGCGTTTGAATACATTCCTGGTTTTTCCTCCTCATGCCCTCCAAGTCTCTTCCAAGTCTCCCACAGTCTCTAATCTTCTCTTCCAGTAAGCCGTTAAGCCTGGCTATCTCCTTCTGGAGCAACCCGCTACTGGGTGAGGCCAAGCCAGGCACCAAACCTGATCCAGACCCGGGCCTAGGCCCAGGCCCTTCTACTGGGCTAGTGCTGGAGGTAGCCTGGACACTGAACTCCTTCAGTCGCTGGCACAGTCCTCTGACGTACTCTTCCCTGCTCGCATCATACTTCTGCCATTTAGCGTTCAGAGCTTCAACCTGGGAAGAAGAAAAGGATAGTCACTCCCCCGTAACATTTCAGGCTTTTTCTGGTCGGGCCACTCAAATTTGCATGCAATGGTTGGTTCATTGTTAGGGGTAAGACCTGTTCTTACATGAGCCACGCTGTGTTTCAGCTGTCGGTTCTGCTCCTGCAGTTTTTTCACCAGTGCTTCCTGAGACCCGTCTGTCATCTTCATGAACAAACAGAAATCAAACCTCAAAATGAAACAGTCTTTCAGGGAATTCCAGAAACAATCAATGTCAGTCATGTACATAACTGCCAGACGTGTAGAGGAAAATAATGGGACATTTTAGTAGACTAGATGACTGACAATTTCAGTTTCAAAATGAATAAATGCGGCATCAAAAACTCAACAACCTTTACAATAAATGGGCTTACTAATAAAATGCACTGTGGGTTTGACTCCTCATGGGAAAATCAATACTTATGGCAAATGTGAGAGATCATAAATAGGAAATTCACTATTTGTGTTGCCGAGCAATTATTCTCTTTTTCAGTCACAAACTCAGCAGATCAGGGGGCACAAAATAGCAAAGGTTGTTGGTGACGTTGTTACCAACAATGTTACAGTTAAAAGTCTATTCTGACTGGGTCTGCTACGACTACAATATTACACACCTGCTTTCCCCTCTGTTGCGTCTGTTCCTCCTCCGTCaaacctcccttcttctctttctccagtctGCCCAGCAGCTCCTGGCATACCCGGACTGTCGCTGCCAGCTGGGCTCGCAGCTGGTCTGCTTCCTCCACCAGGGAGTTGCACAGCACAGCTCTGGTGGCCTGCGCTcgatccctctcctccagcgctCCCCGCAGCCTCTGGATCTCCTCGTCCTTCTCATGCTCTGGTTGGAGGGTGAAggtctccagctccctctccttctctctcagttGCTGCTTCAACCTCTGGATctcctgtggggagagagggtagggagagagagagacacggagaatgtgaaaaggggagagatagagagaggaaggtatatggagagagagagtaatggaggaagagatggagagagaggagagtgacggggagaaatagagagtgaggaggagaggagcagtgtGAGGACGCAAGCTTTAGAGGATGTCAATCATACTCAAGTATACAGTTTATAGTTTCCCTTTGTGGGAACACACTGAGGGTTTGAACATGAATTCTGTGTGTTGTTCTTGGTAGAAGAAAGAATTGTTGCTCAACTGTCTTGCCAACCCATAAAACAACAGTTGCACCTGCACCCACACAGACGCTGTGAGATGGAAACGTATGGTTGATGCTACAGCAACACCCACTGTACTTGTATGGTGGGTCTGAAGAATTGAGATTTGTATCAAGTTTGTCAGTTTCACTAAAAATAAACTAAGCCTTTATGTAAAAGATATGACTTTATCATTTATGCTTTTAATAAATAGCTCTGTAatatattacatatatataatatatagttTCCTTATCAAAGAGTGTGAACACACCTATACAGAGTATTTGTCAATTATTATTATCAACATGATAAGGAGTTTGTCAAATTTACCTGACAAACACGTCAAATTCCCCAGGGAAACGTCTTACTATACTGTTCCGAACTACTTTGTTCTGCTAATTTTAGCAGTACACGTTATGTAGATTTCGTGGCTATAGAACAGATTTCGTATAGGGAGAGGTGTAAAGTCATAAATTATTGTAATCTAACCATTTTTACCTATACAAACATGACAATATAGTCAATCAAAAAACAATAGACTAACCagttacaaaataaatattgagTTACACGTTACTTTATCTGCATGATTTATTTTCCATGCATGCCATAATTCAGATTGCCAATAAATAGGCTACTTACTTGTTGACTCAACTCTGCTTGATGGGacgtgttcacctgtgtctcgtaaAATTGTTGCTTTATTTTGCAGATTTCTTTACATAAACTTTCAA
The Hypomesus transpacificus isolate Combined female chromosome 22, fHypTra1, whole genome shotgun sequence genome window above contains:
- the tnip2 gene encoding TNFAIP3-interacting protein 2, whose amino-acid sequence is MDSVNVHNDSLKAKIRSCNTLNTFYHETRQQMDTLNKQIIKRDNLISDLKARLGKYERIDINVEGQESVVIGPSTCLIESLCKEICKIKQQFYETQVNTSHQAELSQQEIQRLKQQLREKERELETFTLQPEHEKDEEIQRLRGALEERDRAQATRAVLCNSLVEEADQLRAQLAATVRVCQELLGRLEKEKKGGLTEEEQTQQRGKQMTDGSQEALVKKLQEQNRQLKHSVAHVEALNAKWQKYDASREEYVRGLCQRLKEFSVQATSSTSPVEGPGPRPGSGSGLVPGLASPSSGLLQKEIARLNGLLEEKIRDCGRLGRDLEGMRRKNQECIQTLEQQVLIYTEDFKSERADRERAQGTIQDLKEEVSRLQQQLHAQSRGKDAKATCRVHTGVRVSPHRRMDTTQSLLRTSADLPVAKHQTSQSAAAQTELLVPAWMETRGLSELQCPRCFTTFDENQATEYLNHCEECARL